The region ATTAGTACAAAAACATTCGAACAAAGATTTTCAGAAATTACCTTTGATGAAAAATTTATAGCAAATGTTTAGATATTAGCTATAAATTTTGGCGATAATTGGACCAGCTTGATCGTCAGTAAATACAGGAGTTGTATCCCATTCCATAAATTCACCCCAATCAGCTGCATGCTCATATAAAGCAGTTGGATCGTCAGTCTCTACTATTATCCAACCTTCTAAAGACCCTGGACCGTGATAGCGGCCAAGCATATTAGCTCTAGGGTATGGAGCTTGTGTAGCTAGGAATTTCTTTGCAGCTTGCTCGTGGTATCCGGTTTTAAATTTCCAGTGCTGAATGTAAAGCATTTATTAATTGAAGTATGAATTGATTTAATCATAGTTAGCTATTTATTAAGTGTACTTGCACAAACTTTATTACTCTCAATCAAGAAAAATATTTAAAGGTGCATGCTTTTAGAGCAATAGATCGAAAGTGTTATAAGGGAAGAATGAAAAATGATGATTGCCTGCATGCATCTATTGCAATTTATTTTTGTCAAAAACGCTTTGTCTAAAAGGTTCGACTATTTCAGGTTTTTTCTCTTCCCAAGGATCTTCTATTACAAAACCTTGTGATATCTCATGGACTTTTTTCTTAAGTGCAAGATTTTTCCATTCGCACCACATGTCACAGAGCATTAGTGTTTGACTTTGACTTTGTGCTCCTTCTTCTAGCAATTTTATTTGGAAAGGCTTTAGGCTAGGTTTCCATTCCTTAAATTCCTCTTTCCAGTTTTCATCGTTCATACTGCTGCCTCTTGTCCTTTCCCTAATAGTCCTATAGATATTCGCTACGGCAAGACCTAATCCATTGTTTTGGGTTCTTAACTTGAGAAAGTCTTCCAACTGGTTTTTGTTTCAGAGCCTTTTTGAAAAATCTTTTAGATCGGTAGTTATTGGCTCCAATCTATGTTCCTCATGGATTTAGAACAGTCTCAAAGTAAGATATATGCCTTCATTCTCTCCACAAAGAATCTATTTGCAATTATTTTAAGACTTAGCTTGTTTCAGTCCGCCATGCTTTAAAGATTGCTATTAAATAAGAAACTAGAACACAAGAGTTAAATCTATGGGAGAAGCTAAAAGGCGTAAAGAGCAAGGCTTGGCTCCCAAGACTATAAAGAAAGAATCAAAATCAGATTCCTTAAATCTATTTGTTAAATACCCAAGGTTGCCCTATATCCTTGTTAGTATTGGTGTTATATACCTGCTTTTTGATTTGATAAGATACTATAATCGTTAAGAATTAATTTTTCTGACAACTGCTTGAGTATATTTATTGTAATTATTTTTTCCTTTTTGGAGAAAGATATTTTTGGGGAAATATTTCGCAATCTAATTTTTTTATGATATTTCTTGGTGCAATTAGTTGTTTTGAACTTGCTGGAAAAATCGCAGAAATAATTGCAATAAGGAAGTCTCATATTATAAAAGTATTTTAATATTATTTTCTAAGTTCATATCATTCTTACGCTCTATTTAGAAACGGGTTTCATGTAAGTTCTAAATTTCACCTTTAGAAGTTTCATTTTTCAGCCAGTAAAAATTCCTTAGGATTTCATTAGTTGTTTAATGTAAATACCAGCTTGGATCTAGAATATCCCTTGTGACGAAATAGATAGCACTTCCAAGAAGGATTGAGAGAGCAAGAAATTTTAACAAGTTCATCTGTTAGACCATCTGAGCTAAAACAAATAAAAATGCTTTTGAAAGGAGCCATCCAATTCCAAGGCAAATTAAAACAGTTTTGAGTGTGTCCATTATTTAGAGAATGCTTTGAATGGTTATCTGAAGCAATAAGCTTTTAGATTTTAACCAACTAACTTTACTTTTATTGCTACTTAGGGAAACAGGATTTAGATTATCTGTTATCTTTCAGCCATAGAGATATGACAACTCCCCTAGAGTTCAGTGAGGTATATAAACTCCTCAACGCAATCAAACAAGGAGATAAAAGCAAAAATGAATCGCTGAATTCAATTTTAAGAGAGTATAAAGAAGGGGAGAATGCAGAAAGTTTTTTACATGAGTTAGGGCAAAATTTCTTGTATCTAGGTGTCGAGGAATTATTCAAATACACAAATTCCAGTAACTTACAATTTATTGGCCAGTTAACTAAGGAAGAGTGGGACGTACTGGCAAATAACAATAACTGTGATTTACCAGTTCACCTTGCAAATACAATGATTAACTATTTAAAGGATAATAAATTTTCAGAAAGATTATCTTTAAAATGGAATAAATCTATTGGGGAGGTTGAAAAACATGTAATGCCAATGGCAAGGTATATAACAGAAGGTATCATTGATGTATTGGAATAATATAAATATACCATTAACAATATATTTTTTTGCTATTTAACTATTGTAAAAGTTGTTTTCTAAAAATATAAAACCAATTATATTTACCATTTGAATCATTAGTTTGCCATGCCTAATATCTTATGCAAATCAATATAATGAGAGTTTCTTAATGAATTTCTTAGGATAGCTTTTTTATTAAGCCAGCTTGTAAACGAAGTCATAGTTATACCTAGCTCATCAGCAAGCTCGTGAAGTTCTTGGAGGTTTGCCCCATATCCAGCTCGTTCGATCCAGGAAGCCATTTGAGCAATGTCATGTTCGATGAAATTCATAAGTGTGCGAGGGACCATGGAGTAGCGCACCGATTGAGAATCGTACCCTTGTACTTTTTGCCAAGCTTCTGCCATTTCATTTCCAGTCAATTCTGCGCCAGCGAGATTCAGAGCTTGACCTAAAAATTTCCTTGGCTTTTTAAAAATTGCATTTGCCCAAAGCCCAATATCATCTACTGCAATTGTTTGCCAAACCTTGTCTCCTTTAACAACTCCAGGAAAACTTTTTTCAGAAATTTTTACGCTAGGAAGATCGCTATCGAAATTTTCGAAATAACTCACAGGCCTCAGAATTGTCGAGAATTCTTTTAATCCATTAACGAATATATATTCCTCAATACTCCATTTGTTCGAGAAATGACTTGGAGCAGGATCACTCTTTAGTGGATCTTTTGCTTTGCAAACTGAACTGAAAACAAAGTGTTTTAAACTTCCTTCTTCTATAGTTCTTTTTAAAACATCTACCAAATTTCTTCCTTGCTGTAGTTCATATTCTCGAACTATGCTCCCACGGCCTAATGCCCAGCCTTTGGTAGGAGTTGTATTGCCAAATACCCCATAAACTCCTGCAAAGCATTTCTCTAAACTTTGCGGTTCTAATAGGTCTCCTTCCAAGACCTGAACATTTGGCAGCTTGGCCAATTGCTTTGAACCTTGGCTTAAAGGATCACGTGTAATGGCACGAATGCTAAATAAATTACTCTTGGACAAATGATTTACGACAGAAACCCCTTGTCGGCTAGTAGCCATTGTTACTGCTATAACAGGCTTTGTTCTTTGTTCTTCAAAGGTGTTTTTGGGAGGAGATTGAATTTTATAAAGAGCATCGGAATGGAAACGGCAATCCATTGCAAAGAAACATCAAGCTATACATGAAGAAATGTAACGCATGAATTTTGAATTCGTGGGCGGTGGTTTTGAATTAATTCGATAGAAGATCTCAGTGCTTTCAAAAATCGATTTATGTTTTTAAAACCTCATCTCTGTAAAAAAACGCCTCAAGGCCATTAAAAATTGAAAGTGCAATAGATAAATAGTTGCATTCTTAATATTTAATGGACTAGTAATGAAACTCCTGCTAATTGTAAACAGTAATATCTAATACCTTTTGGATTAATTCACATGATTAATGACAACATTGCAGAAATTCTCCTAGCAGCAATTCTTGTTTCATCTACTTATGACAAGGATCAGCCAGTAATCAAGTGGGGCGGATTGGTAGTTGCAGTTGGAGCTGTGGTTTCAGCTCTATTTGGATAGACCTGTCAACTAAATAAGCAGATTTGAGTCGATTTTCTAGAAAGTCCATTAGATCAGCTTCTAGAACTATTTGTCCTCAATAGATGCCTAACAATCTATTGAGGACAAAATCTAATAACTCTATTGCAAACTACTCAAAGTAGTTTGCTTTTTTTATGCAAAACTTCTTTATTAGAAATGGACTCTGCCCTTTTAAATGCAGTTAAGTCTCTATATATGACTTCTAGTCAAATACTTTTAAATTAACTGATCTTTGAAAAGCTTTTGCGTGAAGAAGGGGGGCGTATTTCGATGCCCCCCTTGAGTCCAGCTCTTATTGTTTCCTGCAATGAGCTTGGACTCCTTTTTTATTACTAGCCTTTAAAAAGGTTAAATATCAAGAGTAAAAACACCTGTTTTACCTTTCCTAAAATTTTATGTCATTTCTTTTCTAGATTTTTTTATTTTGGGTGGTTAACCGCTGATCTTAAATAGTCGGTTTTTTGTTATTGCTTATTCTATTACTAATGAAAATTCAAGAATGACAGGGATTCTTTTTCTACTTTTCAAACCAATACTTTTCCTAATGATTAAAAAGTTTTTCAAGAAGCAAATGAAGGCTTGGATAGTTGCTGCTTTGGAATGGCTAGCCCTTCAAACAGATAATGATATAGATGATGCAATTGTTAAAAAGGTGAAAGGTGCAATGAAGATAGGAGTTGTCTAACTTTTGTTTTTGAACAACCTCTGGAATGCCCATACTCAATAAACCCAGATTATGACCTGAGAACTCTTTAGACTGATTTAGGTGTTAAGACGGACTTGATTGGTTTTTTCTTTATTGCATATTTTAAGTAATTGCTTTTGCTTCAATGGCTTCACCAGCTTTCGATGCTTTTATTGATGATTGCTTTGTAGAAAAAGACCCTATTTGCGATTTAAGGAAAGAAGATTCAATTGAATTGGATCTCTATGCCTCAAAATTGATTACAGAAATGCTTGCTAAATCACAAGAAGACTGAGGTAGCTTTGTCGCAGTGCTTTGAAAGCTTTTACTAGTTGTTCATCTTTCTTCTTTCTTGAGAAGAAAAAACAAGCCGCCAATTACTAAAGGGCCTGTAACTGCTGCTAGACCAATCAAGGCTATTAGCTTAAAAGCTTCAAGTCCTTCTATTGCTGCTTCAGTCCCTAAGAGCATCACAATTAAGAAGAGGCTTTGCATATCTGTTAGCCTCCATTAGTGAAAGCTTAATCTACTTCAGATCTTAATTATCCTTGTAAGGATGAAGTAATGACATTTATTTTTCTAAGATCAAATACAATAAAGTGCAGTCATTTAAATCAAATACACCTAGCTACTGCATAGATATATTCCATTAGAGATCTTGTGAAACAATCATTTGTATATATTTCGTTTTGTTGATAGTGCAACTTATCCTTAGGGAATAGAAGAAATAATCTAGGGGCTCTATTTCTTAAGAAGTTTTTCTAGCTTTTCTTTAGTGTCTTTAAGGGGATCACGATTGATTTTGAAAAGGCCTTCTCTTCTAAGTCCTTTTATGGTTTGAGAAATCCAATAAGCTTGAAGTAGGAAAAAAATTAATCCAAATACAGCTAAGGGAATAGTCCCTGGAGGTAGATTTTCCATTAGTTGCGGATGGTTTTTAAAGGTGAGATTGACAGTGCAGTACTTGTAGAAATTAATAGAACTACCAAAAAAGATCTAGTTTGCTTATTAAAGATGCCACCATTCATTGACTCAGGAGCTAGGATTTGATGCAATTAGTGATTTTAAGCGATTCGCAAACTTGTTAAAAGATTAAATAAAAAAACATTCAAAGGGGATCCAAAGACTTGTTACTTGCTGAAGCTTTTCCAATCAATGAAGGTATTTCTAAGAATGAGCCTCTAGGGGAATCTTTACCTGATTAAATCTAGTTTGATTTAATCTAAGGTAGTAGTGCTTGGAAGAACAATGGCCAAAAAGTCAGCTATCAATAATACATTTAATATTCTTCATCCTTTCTTATAAAAGCAGGCTATTCCTAAACAGCTAAAGATCTTCTGATCAAAATCATTAGATGATCAATCGCATTAGTCTTGGCATTAACCACTGCTTTCGATATAACAGAATTAAGCTGCAAGGTCATTTATGTCCACCTTCGCTCGTATGTCTAGATCAGAGATTATTCATGGTCGCGCAGCTATGGTCCTCATGTCTGTATTAGTTATCGCGAAAAGTCTTATTTGAGATGGCATCTATTAAAAAAGTTTCTGAGCCATTTGAGGATTTTACAGATGAGCAAATAGCTGATTTAGAGAAATCGATTGGCACTTTGGAGGAGGAATCGGAGAGGATTATTAAAGAAGAGATGGAGGAAGCGAAAAGGAAAAAAGCTCCAAAATCACCTTTTAAGAGATTAAGAAAATCCCCTTTAGAAATAGTTAATCGATCCTTATTTTTTCTTTTCTTAGGAAGTTTTCTATTTTCATTCTCTTCTGTTTATACTGCAAGCCGGTGGTGGTTTTTCTGGTATGTAATTAGTGCTTTTTCCTGTATTCTTTATACTCCAAACAGGAAAGCTCTTAAAGAATTGCTCGATGCTTGGCCTAATATTGAAGATCTAATAAAGGGACGAAGTCAATAATCATTCGTTAGAAAAGTTATACGCAAAAAGGCATGTTGCTACTAAAGCTGCTTAAATAAAGCATTACTGCAAAGATTCAGATGCTAGAAAAAATATTTAAAGCTGTATCAGTGACTTTTTTAGCTGTTTTTGTTATCTCTTCGATCTTATTTTCAGGATTGACTAAAGTTGAAGCTCTTTCTTCAGAGGCCAACGGAGACAACCCTCTTAAAATTGTCATTGAACAAACTGGGGATCAACAAAATAATGAAAAATCCCTTGATCAAAGAAAAATGGAACGAGTACCAGACCTAGGGGATGATCAAGTTTTTCCATTTGTCGCAGGCTTAGATTCCTATGAAGTTATGAGATAGAACTTAAAAGATAGAAAATACTAGAGTTCGTAAACCAGATTAAGTTTCAGATGTAGCGGTTCATATAAGCGTTCCATGCGATATGAAGAATTCAATATTTCACTCATAGACTTTTCTAAAGCAACACCTATTTCTTCTGTTGGAAAATTTACTAGGCTTTAAAGAGTAAATGAATTGGGGTTTCTAAATGGATTGGGAGGCTGCTAAAAAGCATTGCATTAATAGGAATTGGCAATGGTCATTAGATTTAATTAACCAGGCTGAAAAGGAAATGATTGCGTTGCAAGAAAAAGTTAGAAAACTTGAAGCCAAAAATGAGCCCTCAGATTTGTAAAAACCCTGAAACAAGTTATGCAGATAATTAAAGAGAACAAAAAGAGCTGTAAAGTAAACAAAATGCTTCTTTGGATAAAATGAAGAAATCAAGCATGCAAAAGAATTTACTTCAAAAAAGTGGGAAATGGGGCGTAACCCTTGGTGCTATTTGGCTGGGAATTCATATTGCTGTTCCTTTGGCTTTATTACGAATCCCCGCTTTTCAGAAATACTTAATTGCATTTCAAAATAAGCTTCCTTTCTCTATTCCTGGAGTTGGTTAAATAAGAATAGAGGGTTAACTCTTCTGGAATATTATTAACTATCTATAAAAGTTTGACCAGAAATAAAACTCTAATCAGTATTTATATTAATTAAATCCATACGTGCAGAATAACTTAGATTTTTACAACGATGATTCCAAAATAATGTGTAGAGCAAATATTACTCAGCTTTAGAGTTAGTTAGGAAGACTTTACTCTATAGACATATTTTTTGGTTAGTAATATAATTTGAAATACATAAAATCATTTTAATTTATAATAGCAATTGATAAAAAATAAACTTCGCCTAAAATCAAGCAACTTCTTTATCATTAGCGGAGCTATTCTCTTCAGATAGACTCATTACTGGGGCAATATTCTTCTGCTGCTGTTCTTTTAAACTTTGAAATTTCATCTCCAATTCCTTCATGTATTTCTTAGTATCTTCCAATTCCTTAATTTCATCACCTCTTAATTTATTACTCCAACTATCAAAAAACCATGCAATACAAGCTCCAACTCCAGCTGAAATAATCACTAGGGATGCAATAGGGAAAGAAACTGATAAACCTGGAATGATATTTATAGTCGTTGAAGCAGTATTTTCCAGAGTGAAATAAGCTGTTAAAAGGGCAAGTGCAAATATCAAAGCAAAGTTGAATACTTTAAGAGTTGTTTGTTGCATTGAAACAATAGAATTAATAAAAGGTGGTCAGTAGGACCTATGTAAATGAGGACAATTTAATTGTTTGTCCTTGGACTACAAATGCTTTCTAATTGATGAAGTGAATTTTGCCATCGGTGTTTTCACCTGTGTTTACGTTTGCATCTTCTACTAAGACATGCGCTTAAGCTATTACTTCCTGCCCAGCTTTTTATAAAGTAGCTTAGGAGTGGATATTGTAATAAAAATGGTCAAGAGCTTCAAATTGATGGACGCTTCTTTTTTCAAGGCTCTTGAGTTAGCTGATGCCTCTAGGACTACTTCATTAGTTGTTTGGTCAATGTTGATTTTTCTTGCGGTCCTTTTAATTGGATTAAGTATTGCGTTAGTAACACAAATCAAATCACGGGTGAAGAAGTATGAGTCTCCATCTAAAAAAGAAGGCCCTAAAGGGTTTTAAAGGAATTATTTAGACCTATCATAAATCCAATTAAAGCCCTCCTTGGTTGATTACATTAATAGCTATAGGGGTTATACATATTCCCGCAATTAGAAAAGCCAATGCTATTTGAAAAATCGGCAAGATATTTTCTGGCTTCATTGGTTTTACAGCCTCTTTGCTTTTTTCTGTGCCTTCACTGCTGAAAACTTTTGTTAAAAGCTTATCTTTGAGTGCCATCTAATTAATTTCATCAACTAAACAAACAATATCGCATTAAGTAAGTCCTGCCTTAATTCGTTATAAGTATCTTTCCTTGTGCTCTTAACATCGCTGTGCCGTACTACCCAGTCATTTGAATGACTTTTTCAGATTGTTTGGATTTGATTTGATATAGAACAAAAATTGACTTTTATTAAGAATAAACAAGTGAAACCTTAGTTATGAAAATCAATTAATATTGATCAAGAAAGAAATATTTGAAGAATAGACTTATTAAACTCTCTATTCCTTTAACTATTTTAATAATAATTAAGGTGGTATTAATTTTTTTAATAACAAAGCAAAAATGAATTTTACTAAATTTCTCCTTATCGATTGTGCTCTGGTCCTTATAGGACTTGCTTGGATATTAATACTTCAATTTCAGAAAGATCAAACTTCTCTAGTTTTAAATCTCAATGGCAACAAAAAAATTGATCAAAGATTTACAAAATTTCCAAGCTTAGACAAACTATTAGAGCTTGAAAAGTTGTCTAGACAGAAAGGAAGTGGAATAGAACTTGACTCTTTAATTGGTCTCTGGAAATTTGTATCTGTTTGGAAAAAAGGAACTGATAATGAAGACAAGATGTCTAGCTCATTGCTTCGACTTTTTTCTGCAAGCTTAGAACTAAAAAAACAGCAAGTAAATGAAGACCTTTTGAAATTTGATCTTTCTAATTCTATCCAGTTTGGAAAGTTGTCAATCAGATTTATCGGCTCTGGCTGGTTAAAAGGTTCTCAACCTCTTTTGCCATTCTTTTTTGAACGAATTGAACTTAAATTAGGCGAAATCATTTTGTTTAGTCGAGCACTTGAAATTCCTAATGAAAAAGATAGCCCCTTTTTTGCTCTTATTGGTATGGGAGACCATGGGGAATGGCTTTCTGCAAGAGGAAGAGGAGGAGGCTTGGCCCTTTGGACGAAAGATGATGCGTCTAAATAATAAACCGTTTTTGTTGAAGATCAGATCTTGTATTCGAGAACTATTTATTGCTGAACCACGAGTTTGCATTCTAGGATTAGAACCCAAGTGGAAGAAATCGCTTACGCATCAAGACATAACTATGACTTTTTAATTTGATTTAAGAATTGTCTACTCCTCTTATGTTGTGCATTTGCAAAGAAAATCTCAGGTGAAGATGTTTCTACTACTTTGCCTGAGTCCATAAATAAAACTTTATCGCCTACTTCTTTTGCAAAGTTGATTTCATGAGTTAC is a window of Prochlorococcus marinus subsp. marinus str. CCMP1375 DNA encoding:
- a CDS encoding chlorophyll a-b binding domain-containing protein; the protein is MSTFARMSRSEIIHGRAAMVLMSVLVIAKSLI
- a CDS encoding NmrA/HSCARG family protein, translated to MDCRFHSDALYKIQSPPKNTFEEQRTKPVIAVTMATSRQGVSVVNHLSKSNLFSIRAITRDPLSQGSKQLAKLPNVQVLEGDLLEPQSLEKCFAGVYGVFGNTTPTKGWALGRGSIVREYELQQGRNLVDVLKRTIEEGSLKHFVFSSVCKAKDPLKSDPAPSHFSNKWSIEEYIFVNGLKEFSTILRPVSYFENFDSDLPSVKISEKSFPGVVKGDKVWQTIAVDDIGLWANAIFKKPRKFLGQALNLAGAELTGNEMAEAWQKVQGYDSQSVRYSMVPRTLMNFIEHDIAQMASWIERAGYGANLQELHELADELGITMTSFTSWLNKKAILRNSLRNSHYIDLHKILGMAN
- a CDS encoding DUF3303 domain-containing protein, which produces MLYIQHWKFKTGYHEQAAKKFLATQAPYPRANMLGRYHGPGSLEGWIIVETDDPTALYEHAADWGEFMEWDTTPVFTDDQAGPIIAKIYS
- a CDS encoding LapA family protein, encoding MQQTTLKVFNFALIFALALLTAYFTLENTASTTINIIPGLSVSFPIASLVIISAGVGACIAWFFDSWSNKLRGDEIKELEDTKKYMKELEMKFQSLKEQQQKNIAPVMSLSEENSSANDKEVA